GCGCGGGGCGGGCGCGGCGGGCGCGTGCGGGGAGGGCGCCGGCGGCGCGTCCGCCGCAGCGGCGTCCCCGGACGGGGCCGCGTCGTCGGGCCGGGCAGGGCTCAGGGGCTCGTCCGCGGTCATCGGCCCAGCATAGGAGGGGTGCGTGCCCGCCCGCCCGGCGTCCGCCGCCCGGGCCGGCGCGCGGGTCCCGGGGTGTGTCGGTGGTGGCTGGCAGGCTGCGGCGCATGACGGATCTCGCGCTCGTGGTCGCGCTCGCCGGCTCGCTGCTCGTCGGCGTGGCGGTGGGCTGGCTCGCCGCGGCCGGTCGCTCCGCGGCGCGGCTGCGGGCGGCGGAGGTGGAGGCCGCGCGGTGGCGGGCGTCCGCGGAGGTCCGCGGGGAGCTCGGCGGGACGGCCGGCGAGGAGCGGCAGGCGGACCGGTTCCGGGCGCTCGCCGCCGACGCGCTCGCCCAGAGCAGCGAGCAGTTCCTCGCACTCGCGCACCAGAGCCTCGCCGCGCGGCACCAGGAGCAGTCCGGCGACCTGGCCCAGCGCGAGCAGGCGGTGCGGGCGCTGGTCGACCCGCTGGCGCGGACGCTCGACGCCGTGCGCACGGAGCTGCGCACCGCCGAGCAGGCCCGCGCGCAGGGCGACGCCGCCCTCGGCGAGCAGGTCCGGCAGATGCGCGAGGAGGCCGGGCGGCTGCGGGAGGAGACCGCGCGGCTCGTGACCTCGCTGCGGTCGTCGCAGGTGCGGGGCCGCTGGGGCGAGGTCCAGCTGCGTCGCGTCGTCGAGGCCGCCGGGATGCTGCCGCACGTCGACTTCGTGGAGCAGGACCAGGTGCGCACCGACGACGGGCTGCTGCGGCCCGACATGGTCGTGCACCTCGCCGGCGGCAAGCGCGTGGTGGTGGACGCCAAGGTCGCGTTCCTCGGCTTCCTGGAGGCGGTCGAGGCGACGGACCCGGCGGAGCGGGAGCGACGCACCGCGGCGCACGCGCGGCACGTCCGCGCCCACGTCGACCAGCTCGCCGCCAAGCGCTACTGGGACCAGTTCGCGCCGTCGCCGGAGTTCGTCGTGATGTTCGTGCCGGCGGAGGCGTTCCTGCACGCGGCGCTCGACGTCGACCCCGGCATCGTCGAGCGGGCGTTCGAGCAGAACGTCGTGATCGCCACGCCGATGACGCTGCTCGCCCTGCTGCGGACCGTCGCGTACGCCTGGCGGCAGGACGCGCTGGCCGGCAACGCCCAGGCGGTGCTCGACCTCGGCAAGGAGCTGCACGGCCGCATCGCGACGCTCGGCGGGCACCTGTCGAAGGTCGGCCGGGCGATCGACGGCGCAGCCACGGCGTACAACCAGTCCATCGCGTCGCTCGAGTCGCGCGTCCTGGTGTCCGCGCGGCGCCTCGCGGACCTGCGGGTGGTCGACACCGACCTGCCCACGCCGCAGCCCGTCGAGCGGCGGCTCTCGGTCGTCACCGCCCCGGAGCTGGTGGCGTGGGAGCAGGCGCGGGTCGTGGGGCTCGACGGCGAGGGAGTGCCCGGCCGCGGCGCGGAGCGCGACCGGGCGGCGGCCCTGGGCGCGCTGGACGACGCGGTGCTCGGGGCCCCGGGCGACACCGGCACGACCGACGACGCGGGGACGACCGGCGGTCCGGCGACCTGAGCGCGCGCTCGCGGGCGCGGATCACGACGCGCTCCCGGGAGGCGGACCGTGGCGCTCTCCCAGGGGCGGACCGCGGCGGGAGTCAGACCGGGCGGACCGCCAGGTCGCGGCGCTCGCCCCGGCGGGGTCGCGGGTCGTCCGTACCCGCCGCCCGCAGGTCCGTCCGCAGCTCCCGCGGCAGCGAGAACATCAGGTCCTCGGTCGCGGTGCGGACCTCCTCCACCTCGCCGAAGCCGTGCGCCGCCAGGACGTCCAGCACGTCCCGCACCAGGATCTCGGGCACCGAGGCGCCCGACGTCACCCCGACCGTCCGGGCGCCCGCCAGCCACGCCGGGTCCACCTGGGCGGCCGTGTCGACGCGGTACGACGCCCCCGCACCGGCCTCGAGCGCCACCTCCACGAGGCGCACCGAGTTCGAGGAGTTCGCCGACCCGACCGTGATCACGACGTCGCACTCCGGCGCGAGCTTCTTCACCGCGACCTGCCGGTTCTGCGTGGCGTAGCAGATGTCGTCGCTCGGCGGGTCCTGCAGCAGCGGGAACCGCTCGCGCAGCCGGCGCACCGTCTCCATCGTCTCGTCGACCGACAGCGTCGTCTGCGAGATCCACACGACGCGGCTCTCGTCCCGCACGGTCACGTCGGCGACCGCCTCGGGCGACGCGACCACCTGCACGTGGTCCGGCGCCTCGCCCTGCGTGCCCTCGACCTCCTCGTGGCCCGGGTGCCCGATCAGGAGCACGTCGAGGTCGTCGGCGGCGAACCGCACCGCCTCCCGGTGGACCTTCGTGACGAGCGGGCAGGTCGCGTCGATCGTGCGCAGCGACCGTGATGCGGCGGCGGCCCGCACCGCGGGGGACACGCCGTGCGCCGAGAACACCAGCCGCGCACCCTCCGGCACCTCGTCGGTCTCGTCGACGAACACCGCTCCCCGCGCCGCGAGGGTGTCGACGACGTGGCGGTTGTGCACGATCTCCTTGCGGACGTACACCGGGGCCCCGTAGTGCTCCAGCGCCTGCTCGACGGCGACGACCGCGCGGTCGACGCCGGCGCAGTACCCGCGCGGGGCGGCCAGGAGCACGCGCCCGCCGCGGCGGGCGTCCGGCGCGGGCGCGGTGTCGGGCGTCACCGCGCCAGTCTAGGCGCCGGGCACCCGGCGACGACCGGGCGGCGACCGGGCGGCACCCGGTCGCGCCGGGCTGCCGGGCAGCGGCGACCGCGCCGGGGTGTCGAGGCGGCGTGGCAGGGTGGGTGCGTGCAGCAGCCCTCCCCGACGTCCCGCGCACCGCCGCCGGCCCGCGCCCGGGGACGCCCCCGACGGACCTGCCCGCCCGGGCCCTCGACACGAC
This is a stretch of genomic DNA from Cellulomonas sp. ES6. It encodes these proteins:
- a CDS encoding 4-hydroxy-3-methylbut-2-enyl diphosphate reductase; this translates as MTPDTAPAPDARRGGRVLLAAPRGYCAGVDRAVVAVEQALEHYGAPVYVRKEIVHNRHVVDTLAARGAVFVDETDEVPEGARLVFSAHGVSPAVRAAAASRSLRTIDATCPLVTKVHREAVRFAADDLDVLLIGHPGHEEVEGTQGEAPDHVQVVASPEAVADVTVRDESRVVWISQTTLSVDETMETVRRLRERFPLLQDPPSDDICYATQNRQVAVKKLAPECDVVITVGSANSSNSVRLVEVALEAGAGASYRVDTAAQVDPAWLAGARTVGVTSGASVPEILVRDVLDVLAAHGFGEVEEVRTATEDLMFSLPRELRTDLRAAGTDDPRPRRGERRDLAVRPV
- a CDS encoding DNA recombination protein RmuC encodes the protein MTDLALVVALAGSLLVGVAVGWLAAAGRSAARLRAAEVEAARWRASAEVRGELGGTAGEERQADRFRALAADALAQSSEQFLALAHQSLAARHQEQSGDLAQREQAVRALVDPLARTLDAVRTELRTAEQARAQGDAALGEQVRQMREEAGRLREETARLVTSLRSSQVRGRWGEVQLRRVVEAAGMLPHVDFVEQDQVRTDDGLLRPDMVVHLAGGKRVVVDAKVAFLGFLEAVEATDPAERERRTAAHARHVRAHVDQLAAKRYWDQFAPSPEFVVMFVPAEAFLHAALDVDPGIVERAFEQNVVIATPMTLLALLRTVAYAWRQDALAGNAQAVLDLGKELHGRIATLGGHLSKVGRAIDGAATAYNQSIASLESRVLVSARRLADLRVVDTDLPTPQPVERRLSVVTAPELVAWEQARVVGLDGEGVPGRGAERDRAAALGALDDAVLGAPGDTGTTDDAGTTGGPAT